A window of the Miscanthus floridulus cultivar M001 chromosome 14, ASM1932011v1, whole genome shotgun sequence genome harbors these coding sequences:
- the LOC136503397 gene encoding uncharacterized protein, whose amino-acid sequence MANYLPVMPNQSANNWLLSLRADSIETWEDLKKVFVANYMATGQQPGTKYDLEKLHQTSGESLRSFIRRFSETRNSIPNISDSEAISACTKGLLCHEQLRGKLYHKRPATIDELLQKANAYADVEEADRASRPNRRQHRNDDRRNERRHDNRNCCHEEHDRRYDDRDHRRDDRPKGSGGRQYCRLRSDNYINTINARAKCSYDAENLYLGR is encoded by the coding sequence ATGGCAAACTATTTGCCTGTTATGCCCAACCAATCTGCTAACAACTGGCTCCTCAGCCTAAGGGCGGACTCCATCGAAACTTGGGAGGATCTCAAGAAGGTTTTCGTCGCCAACTACATGGCCACAGGTCAGCAACCAGGCACCAAGTATGACCTAGAGAAGCTTCATCAAACCTCTGGGGAGTCCCTACGCAGCTTCATCAGGCGCTTTTCGGAGACAAGGAACTCCATCCCCAACATCAGCGACAGTGAGGCCATCTCTGCGTGCACTAAAGGGCTCCTCTGCCACGAGCAACTCCGCGGAAAGCTGTACCACAAGAGGCCGGCGACCATCGACGAGCTCCTCCAGAAGGCAAACGCCTACGCCGACGTTGAGGAAGCTGATCGGGCCTCTCGCCCCAACCGACGCCAGCACCGCAACGACGACCGTCGCAATGAGAGGCGCCACGATAATCGCAACTGCTGTCACGAGGAGCATGATCGCCGCTACGACGATCGTGACCATCGACGGGACGACAGGCCTAAAGGCTCAGGAGGTAGGCAGTACTGCCGACTCAGGTCAGACAACTACATCAACACCATCAATGCTCGCGCTAAGTGCAGCTACGACGCCGAGAATCTCTACCTAGGAAGATGA